The following are encoded together in the Vibrio zhugei genome:
- the ihfB gene encoding integration host factor subunit beta has protein sequence MTKSELIERLCAEKTHLSAKEIEDAVKDILEHMASTLEGGERIEIRGFGSFSLHYREPRIGRNPKTGEKVELEGKYVPHFKPGKELRKRVNESL, from the coding sequence ATGACTAAGTCTGAATTGATCGAAAGACTTTGTGCTGAAAAAACACATTTATCAGCCAAAGAAATTGAAGATGCGGTGAAAGACATTCTTGAACATATGGCATCTACGTTGGAAGGTGGAGAACGCATCGAAATTCGTGGTTTCGGTAGTTTCTCTTTACATTATCGTGAGCCTCGCATTGGGCGTAATCCTAAAACTGGTGAAAAAGTGGAGCTGGAAGGAAAGTATGTCCCTCATTTCAAACCAGGCAAAGAGTTACGTAAGCGTGTGAACGAAAGTCTCTGA
- a CDS encoding DNA translocase FtsK: protein MFREHKNKVATIIKTGDDAPMFRLNGVERLKECGLILAVLASVLLAVSLFTFNPADPSWSQTAWGSDIHNAGGLFGAWVADTLFFIFGSLAYSIPFLCTLGAWIVLRKRSSDEEIDFTLWGTRLLGVVVLILTSCALADINFDDLWYFSSGGVIGDVITSLSLPTLNVLGTTLAMLFLWGAGFTLLTGISWLRIVEGLGETSIKVFHWLLGRLRKEKDELVTPDLGSPLMTDEALTSDTQLSDEDDDVVVAPTVSDTNSDDPLLTSQSAVPSESYESEPVDSVETPDEPAPRRFNIHMPQVAPARQPEPTRYTYQDDQDDLSVSRSHQLDATIESLDEDARSHNDYAEDTEFGASQWETPEPVYVDADSQTHSEEPSHPSISNFDAVDDEAPLMSLDSTDPELSTASAPFAQTEESESDWREDDDETDEAEDVDADVQAFQSLVSDAQANMAGQQNPFLVSQEETLPVPEEPMPTFDLLYHPEKRDNFIDRDALEEIARLVESKLADYKIKAKVVDIFPGPVITRFELDLAPGVKVSRISNLATDLARSLSAMAVRVVEVIPGKPYVGLELPNITRQTVYLSDVISSEEFQQSSSPTAVVLGQDIAGEAVIADLAKMPHVLVAGTTGSGKSVGVNVMILSMLYKATPEDIRFIMIDPKMLELSIYEGIPHLLSEVVTDMKDASNALRWCVGEMERRYKLMSALGVRNVKGFNQKLKMAAEAGHPIHDPLWQPGDSMDAEAPLLEKLPFIVVIVDEFADLMMVVGKKVEELIARLAQKARAAGIHLILATQRPSVDVITGLIKANIPARVAFTVSTKTDSRTILDQGGAESLLGMGDMLYLPAGSSHAVRVHGAFASDDDVHAVVNNWKARGKPNYIEEITSGDQGPEAMLPGEKSEAEEDTDPLFDQVVEHVVQSRRGSVSGVQRRFKIGYNRAARIIEQLQAQGIVSAPGHNGNREVLAPAPPRE from the coding sequence ATGTTCAGAGAACACAAGAATAAAGTGGCAACCATAATTAAGACAGGCGATGATGCTCCGATGTTTCGCTTGAATGGTGTCGAACGATTAAAAGAGTGTGGCCTTATCTTAGCCGTATTGGCTTCGGTGTTGCTGGCTGTGTCCCTATTTACCTTCAATCCAGCCGATCCGTCTTGGTCGCAGACGGCCTGGGGTTCTGATATCCACAATGCAGGCGGGCTATTTGGTGCGTGGGTGGCGGATACCTTGTTTTTTATATTTGGCTCATTGGCGTATAGCATTCCTTTTTTGTGTACGCTAGGTGCTTGGATTGTGCTTCGCAAGCGTTCCAGTGACGAGGAAATTGACTTTACCTTGTGGGGCACTCGCTTACTCGGTGTGGTGGTGTTAATACTGACCAGTTGCGCCTTAGCCGATATTAACTTTGATGATCTGTGGTATTTCTCTTCTGGCGGTGTGATTGGTGATGTGATCACTAGCCTGTCGTTGCCGACGCTGAATGTTCTTGGCACGACGCTGGCCATGTTGTTTTTGTGGGGGGCGGGGTTTACCTTGCTGACGGGAATTTCGTGGTTGCGTATTGTCGAAGGACTCGGCGAGACCAGCATTAAAGTGTTCCACTGGTTATTAGGGCGTTTACGTAAAGAGAAAGACGAACTGGTGACGCCAGATCTTGGTTCGCCATTGATGACCGATGAGGCGCTTACTTCGGACACGCAACTTTCCGATGAAGACGATGACGTTGTGGTTGCGCCAACAGTATCAGATACCAACAGCGATGATCCTTTGTTGACCTCGCAATCGGCAGTGCCCTCAGAGTCGTATGAGTCCGAGCCTGTCGACTCGGTTGAGACACCGGACGAGCCCGCACCGCGCCGTTTTAATATTCATATGCCGCAAGTGGCGCCAGCTCGCCAACCTGAACCGACTCGTTATACGTATCAAGATGACCAAGATGATTTGAGCGTATCACGCAGTCACCAGTTGGATGCGACGATAGAGTCATTAGATGAAGACGCGCGAAGTCACAACGATTATGCGGAAGACACTGAGTTCGGAGCGTCCCAATGGGAGACGCCAGAGCCCGTCTATGTCGATGCTGACTCACAGACGCACAGTGAGGAGCCATCTCACCCTTCCATTTCTAATTTTGATGCAGTTGACGATGAAGCGCCGCTCATGTCTTTAGATTCGACTGACCCTGAATTGTCTACTGCTTCTGCGCCGTTTGCACAGACAGAGGAAAGCGAGTCTGATTGGCGAGAAGACGATGATGAGACCGACGAAGCAGAGGATGTCGATGCGGATGTGCAAGCATTCCAAAGTTTGGTGTCCGATGCACAAGCGAATATGGCAGGTCAGCAAAATCCATTTTTAGTGAGTCAGGAAGAAACGTTACCTGTACCAGAAGAACCGATGCCAACGTTTGACTTGCTTTACCACCCAGAGAAGCGTGATAACTTTATTGATCGTGATGCATTGGAAGAGATTGCGCGCTTGGTTGAATCGAAGCTGGCTGATTATAAAATCAAAGCCAAAGTGGTGGATATTTTCCCAGGCCCTGTCATTACCCGTTTTGAGTTGGACTTAGCACCGGGCGTTAAAGTCAGCCGTATTTCCAATCTTGCGACGGATTTGGCGCGTTCATTATCGGCGATGGCGGTGCGCGTGGTGGAAGTGATTCCGGGTAAACCGTATGTCGGTCTCGAGTTGCCAAACATCACTCGTCAAACGGTGTACCTGTCTGACGTTATCAGTAGTGAAGAGTTTCAACAATCGAGTTCGCCGACTGCCGTGGTTCTTGGCCAAGATATCGCTGGTGAAGCGGTGATCGCTGATTTAGCAAAAATGCCGCATGTTCTCGTGGCGGGGACGACCGGTTCTGGTAAATCGGTTGGTGTGAACGTCATGATTTTGAGCATGCTCTATAAGGCGACGCCAGAAGACATTCGTTTCATCATGATCGATCCGAAAATGCTTGAACTGTCGATTTATGAGGGCATTCCTCATCTATTGTCGGAAGTTGTTACCGATATGAAAGATGCCTCGAACGCGTTGCGTTGGTGTGTTGGTGAAATGGAACGTCGTTATAAATTGATGTCGGCGTTGGGCGTACGTAATGTGAAGGGCTTTAACCAAAAACTCAAAATGGCCGCCGAGGCCGGACATCCGATTCATGATCCTCTTTGGCAACCTGGCGACAGTATGGACGCAGAAGCGCCTTTACTAGAGAAACTCCCCTTTATCGTCGTGATTGTTGATGAGTTCGCGGATTTGATGATGGTGGTCGGTAAGAAAGTTGAAGAGCTGATCGCCCGCTTGGCTCAAAAAGCCCGAGCCGCAGGGATTCACTTGATTTTGGCGACGCAGCGTCCATCGGTGGATGTTATCACTGGATTGATTAAAGCGAATATTCCAGCACGTGTCGCGTTTACCGTCTCGACCAAAACAGACTCACGGACGATTTTAGACCAAGGTGGGGCAGAATCGTTGCTTGGTATGGGGGATATGTTGTACTTACCCGCTGGCTCAAGTCATGCAGTACGTGTGCATGGCGCGTTTGCCTCTGATGATGATGTGCACGCCGTGGTCAACAATTGGAAGGCACGAGGTAAGCCGAACTATATTGAGGAAATTACGTCGGGCGATCAAGGACCTGAAGCGATGTTACCCGGTGAGAAAAGTGAAGCGGAAGAAGACACCGATCCACTGTTTGATCAAGTGGTTGAGCACGTGGTGCAAAGTCGCCGGGGCTCGGTATCTGGTGTACAACGCCGTTTTAAGATTGGTTATAACCGAGCTGCACGCATTATCGAGCAACTACAAGCTCAAGGCATTGTCAGTGCGCCAGGCCATAATGGTAACCGCGAAGTACTCGCACCAGCACCGCCACGCGAATAG
- a CDS encoding LapA family protein, whose protein sequence is MKIIKGILILVLFLIALAMGAQNQAVVTFNYLLAQGQFHLSTLLGSVFLVGFLLAWGMCYGFYFKSKVTIRKLNKQLKKHNANNDVSNEN, encoded by the coding sequence ATGAAAATTATTAAAGGCATATTGATTCTCGTTTTATTCTTAATTGCTCTGGCAATGGGCGCACAAAACCAGGCCGTCGTCACTTTCAATTATTTGTTGGCACAAGGACAGTTTCATCTTTCAACCTTGCTAGGCAGTGTCTTTCTTGTTGGCTTTCTATTGGCGTGGGGAATGTGTTATGGATTCTACTTCAAGTCGAAAGTAACCATACGCAAGTTGAACAAGCAATTGAAAAAGCACAACGCCAATAACGATGTTTCTAATGAGAACTGA
- the miaE gene encoding tRNA isopentenyl-2-thiomethyl-A-37 hydroxylase MiaE, whose protein sequence is MKQDTINELLTPIHQFLRCPTPLAWLEEARKPDNLRLLLLDHLMCELKAGQSAMYLIRKYAVDQDSQHSLLEWFKPYEDFVYRGVGSLETLKDKSQISKRIFAKSDSPYSQELIDKMVLLIKEELHHFYQVLEILTNRGMTYESIPASRYAKGMLSHMRTYEPEALIDKLIIGAYIEARSCERFASLAPYLDEDLARFYISLLRSEARHYQDYLTLAEHIAGTNINDRIAYFGRVEADLIQANDGELRFHSGTPNWV, encoded by the coding sequence ATGAAACAAGATACCATCAACGAATTGCTTACCCCGATTCACCAATTTTTGCGCTGTCCAACCCCTCTCGCATGGCTAGAAGAAGCACGTAAACCTGATAATTTACGCCTATTGCTCCTCGATCATTTGATGTGTGAGCTAAAAGCAGGCCAATCTGCGATGTATCTGATTCGCAAATATGCCGTGGATCAAGACAGTCAGCATTCGCTATTAGAATGGTTTAAACCTTATGAAGACTTTGTTTATCGTGGTGTAGGGTCGCTAGAGACTCTAAAAGACAAAAGCCAAATTTCCAAACGCATCTTTGCAAAGTCTGATTCGCCATACAGCCAAGAACTGATCGATAAAATGGTCTTACTGATAAAAGAAGAGCTGCATCACTTTTATCAAGTTTTAGAAATATTGACCAATCGTGGTATGACGTACGAATCGATACCCGCCAGTCGCTACGCCAAGGGCATGCTGTCGCACATGCGGACTTATGAGCCAGAAGCGCTCATCGATAAATTGATCATTGGCGCTTATATAGAAGCGCGTTCCTGCGAACGGTTTGCCAGCTTGGCGCCATATCTTGATGAAGACTTAGCGCGTTTTTATATTTCCTTGTTACGCTCTGAAGCGCGTCATTATCAAGACTATCTCACGCTCGCTGAACACATCGCTGGGACCAATATCAATGACCGCATTGCGTATTTTGGACGTGTAGAAGCCGACCTCATTCAAGCCAACGATGGTGAATTACGCTTTCACAGCGGCACACCAAACTGGGTATAA
- the lapB gene encoding lipopolysaccharide assembly protein LapB, translating to MLEILFLLLPIAAAYGWYMGHRSAQQEKQKQSHQISRQYVTGLNLLLSDQSDKAVDHFIELLQVDNDTVDTHLALGNLFRSRGEVDRAIRIHQNLISRTGLTIEQKNIALQQLAKDYMVSGFLDRAERIFEQLVDEPEHRESALQQLTAIYQQTREWHKAIECAQALVKSGRTKMKRSIAHFWCEIAMQEKADGNHDKAVQLFKRALQVDPECVRATMSLGKLYLEYEEYQRTAEFMRTVLEQDIDFVGEVLPIIADCYHHLGQEHELVQFLRACIANKAGVSAELMLAQLVAKHEGTASAQDLLTRQLVVNPTMKGFYRLIDYHIAEAEEGRAKASLLTLQKLVGEQMKAKPHYRCKQCGFATHSLYWHCPSCKSWGTIKPIRGLDGE from the coding sequence ATGTTAGAAATCCTGTTCTTGCTATTACCAATCGCAGCCGCTTATGGTTGGTATATGGGACACCGCAGTGCCCAGCAAGAAAAGCAGAAGCAATCTCATCAAATATCTCGTCAATATGTCACGGGGTTAAACCTCTTATTGTCTGATCAATCGGACAAAGCGGTCGATCACTTCATCGAATTGCTTCAGGTTGATAATGACACCGTCGATACTCACCTCGCGCTCGGGAACCTATTTCGTTCTCGTGGCGAAGTCGATCGCGCCATTCGTATTCACCAAAACCTCATTTCTCGTACTGGGTTGACCATAGAACAAAAAAATATCGCCTTACAGCAATTAGCCAAAGATTATATGGTGTCTGGCTTTCTCGACCGAGCGGAACGCATTTTTGAACAGCTCGTTGATGAACCTGAGCATCGAGAGTCTGCTCTACAGCAGTTGACGGCGATTTATCAACAAACTCGTGAGTGGCATAAAGCCATTGAATGTGCGCAAGCATTGGTGAAGTCAGGTCGAACCAAAATGAAGCGCAGTATTGCGCATTTTTGGTGTGAAATTGCGATGCAAGAAAAAGCCGATGGGAATCATGACAAGGCGGTGCAACTTTTCAAGCGTGCTCTGCAGGTGGATCCAGAATGTGTGCGTGCAACGATGTCGTTAGGCAAGTTATATCTTGAATACGAAGAATACCAACGAACGGCAGAATTCATGCGCACAGTGTTGGAACAAGACATCGACTTTGTCGGTGAGGTGTTACCGATTATCGCCGACTGTTACCATCACTTGGGACAAGAGCACGAGCTGGTCCAGTTTTTACGAGCGTGTATTGCCAATAAGGCTGGCGTGTCGGCTGAGTTAATGTTAGCTCAGTTAGTTGCGAAACATGAAGGGACCGCATCGGCGCAAGATTTGTTGACCCGTCAGTTAGTGGTTAATCCCACCATGAAGGGGTTTTATCGTTTGATTGACTACCACATTGCTGAGGCGGAAGAAGGCCGTGCGAAAGCCAGCTTACTGACGCTTCAGAAGCTTGTCGGGGAACAAATGAAGGCTAAGCCTCATTATCGCTGTAAGCAGTGCGGTTTTGCCACTCACTCGTTGTATTGGCATTGTCCGTCTTGTAAAAGCTGGGGCACCATTAAGCCGATTCGTGGCTTAGATGGAGAGTAA
- a CDS encoding DNA repair protein: MNIGLIIGLVAVLLVLVLGYNIMLQYKVRLESSKKQEVSKYIAIIDATEDLIGNAHHLPFSKELLVCLNVRILDALEAMSELDPKDKNTQQRVENMRSQIDNLKANHPGGESTPFKVPSSDKQALVMLKLTKRLRDTVRSEHNKGRLDTQTFVAENARLEGIQVRINIENVIKRAHDSVVRGQPGTAMQLLRKGLDVLSSKNDSYSTQARERLQKMFDELEQRRQSKHEADLSQHVESNEHDSDMEALFGEKKKW; encoded by the coding sequence ATGAATATTGGTTTAATTATCGGCCTTGTTGCTGTCTTATTGGTATTGGTACTGGGTTACAATATTATGCTTCAGTACAAAGTCCGCTTGGAATCATCCAAGAAACAAGAAGTATCAAAGTATATAGCCATCATCGATGCAACAGAAGATTTGATTGGGAATGCCCATCATCTGCCTTTTAGCAAGGAACTGTTGGTGTGCCTGAATGTCCGTATTCTGGATGCTTTAGAAGCCATGTCAGAGCTGGACCCAAAAGACAAAAACACACAACAACGCGTGGAAAACATGCGCTCACAAATCGACAACTTAAAAGCCAATCATCCTGGCGGCGAAAGTACGCCTTTTAAAGTGCCGAGTAGCGATAAACAAGCGTTGGTGATGTTGAAACTGACGAAACGCTTACGTGATACGGTACGCAGCGAGCATAATAAAGGCCGATTAGATACTCAAACCTTTGTTGCAGAAAATGCACGTTTAGAAGGTATCCAAGTCCGTATCAACATCGAAAATGTCATCAAACGAGCACATGATTCCGTTGTGCGTGGTCAACCCGGTACTGCGATGCAGCTACTGCGTAAAGGCTTAGACGTTCTCAGCTCCAAGAATGATAGCTATTCGACACAAGCACGAGAAAGACTTCAAAAAATGTTTGACGAACTTGAACAGCGACGCCAATCCAAACATGAAGCCGATTTATCTCAGCATGTAGAATCAAACGAGCACGACAGCGATATGGAAGCCCTCTTCGGCGAGAAGAAAAAATGGTAA
- the lrp gene encoding leucine-responsive transcriptional regulator Lrp encodes MVDNYKKPSKDLDRIDRNILNELQKDGRISNVELSKRVGLSPTPCLERVRRLERQGYINGYTALLNPQYLDASLLVFVEITLNRGAPDVFEQFNTAVQKLDDIQECHLVSGDFDYLLKTRVSDMSAYRKLLGDTLLRLPGVNDTRTYVVMEEVKQTNHLVIKTR; translated from the coding sequence ATGGTAGACAACTATAAAAAGCCGTCCAAGGATTTAGACCGTATCGATCGCAATATACTCAATGAGTTGCAGAAAGATGGTCGAATTTCTAACGTTGAATTATCCAAACGTGTTGGACTTTCTCCCACGCCCTGTTTGGAACGTGTGCGTCGCTTGGAGCGTCAAGGCTATATCAATGGCTACACAGCATTATTGAACCCGCAGTATCTTGATGCCTCATTATTGGTTTTTGTTGAAATTACACTCAATCGTGGTGCACCGGATGTCTTCGAACAGTTCAACACGGCAGTACAAAAATTGGATGATATTCAAGAGTGTCACTTAGTGTCGGGTGATTTTGACTATCTCCTTAAAACTCGTGTGTCTGATATGAGTGCATATCGGAAATTGCTCGGGGATACGTTATTGCGTTTACCTGGCGTTAATGACACACGAACCTATGTTGTAATGGAAGAAGTAAAACAAACCAACCATTTGGTGATCAAAACTCGCTAA
- the ald gene encoding alanine dehydrogenase produces MIIGVPKELKNHEYRVGLTPASAKELIAHGHQVMIETNAGFGIGISDSDYIAAGASILPTATEVFSQADMIIKVKEPLDNELIMLRKGQILFTYLHLAPDFPQTEALIKSKAICIAYETVTDYMGRLPLLAPMSEVAGRMSVQAGANILEKSKGGQGILLGGVPGVAPANVLILGAGVVGSSAARIALGMRVNVTLIDRNIEVLRGLDREFQGKATLLFATQDAIETQLKRADLVIGAVLIPGAQAPKLVSKQQLALMKPRAVLVDVAIDQGGCFATSRPTTHDEPTFIEQNIIHYCVANMPGAIARTATLALNNATLPYIINIANLGYQQAMRDDPGLKQGLNICQGHITCQHVAEGFGLPYVPADELINSDS; encoded by the coding sequence ATGATTATTGGCGTCCCCAAAGAACTCAAAAACCATGAATACCGTGTTGGCTTAACCCCTGCCAGTGCAAAAGAACTCATTGCACATGGACATCAAGTTATGATTGAAACCAACGCGGGTTTCGGCATCGGCATTTCTGACAGTGACTACATCGCTGCAGGCGCTTCCATTCTTCCTACTGCCACCGAAGTTTTCTCACAAGCAGATATGATCATCAAGGTTAAAGAACCTTTGGATAATGAACTGATTATGTTGAGGAAGGGGCAAATATTATTTACTTATTTGCACCTTGCTCCAGATTTTCCACAAACTGAAGCACTTATCAAGAGCAAAGCTATCTGCATTGCCTATGAGACTGTAACAGATTATATGGGTAGACTGCCACTTTTAGCCCCAATGTCAGAAGTTGCAGGCCGTATGTCGGTACAAGCCGGAGCAAACATACTGGAAAAATCCAAAGGAGGCCAAGGTATTTTGCTTGGAGGTGTCCCTGGTGTGGCCCCAGCCAATGTCCTCATTTTAGGCGCTGGCGTGGTAGGCTCAAGCGCTGCACGCATTGCGCTTGGGATGCGAGTCAATGTTACCCTCATCGACCGTAACATCGAGGTATTACGCGGCCTCGACCGAGAATTCCAAGGCAAAGCGACCTTATTATTTGCCACTCAAGATGCCATTGAAACTCAACTTAAACGTGCCGACCTGGTGATCGGAGCGGTCCTTATTCCTGGTGCACAAGCGCCTAAACTGGTCTCAAAGCAACAATTAGCGCTCATGAAACCGCGAGCCGTCCTCGTCGATGTCGCGATTGATCAAGGTGGATGTTTTGCAACCTCTCGGCCAACCACACATGATGAGCCAACGTTTATTGAGCAAAATATTATTCATTATTGCGTCGCTAACATGCCCGGTGCTATCGCAAGAACAGCCACACTGGCATTAAACAATGCCACGTTACCGTATATCATTAATATCGCCAACTTAGGATACCAACAAGCAATGCGCGATGATCCCGGCTTAAAACAGGGTCTCAACATCTGCCAAGGCCATATCACCTGCCAACATGTTGCAGAAGGATTTGGGCTTCCCTATGTTCCGGCGGATGAGCTCATTAATAGCGATAGCTAA
- the rpsA gene encoding 30S ribosomal protein S1 produces MTESFAQLFEEFLNETEFQQGTIVKGTVVAIENGYVLVDAGLKSESTIPAEQFKNAAGELEVEVGSEVDVALDAVEDGFGETQLSREKAKRHEAWIVLEKAYEEAETVVGIINGKVKGGFTVELNGIRAFLPGSLVDVRPIRDTTHLENKELEFKVIKLDQKRNNVVVSRRAVIESENSVEREQLLETLQEGTEVKGIVKNLTDYGAFVDLGGVDGLLHITDMAWKRVKHPSEIVNVGDEINVKVLKFDRERTRVSLGLKQLGEDPWVAIAARYPEGHKLTGRVTNLTDYGCFVEIEEGVEGLVHVSEMDWTNKNIHPSKVVNVGDEVEVMVLDIDEERRRISLGLKQCKANPWQEFAETQAKGDKVTGKIKSITDFGIFIGLEGGIDGLVHLSDISWNAPGEEAVREYKKGDEISAVVLAVDADRERISLGVKQMENDPFNAYVADNKKGTLVNGTITAVDAKGANIELAEGVEGYIRVSELSRERVEDASSILNVGDSIEAKFTGVDRKNRVVNLSIKAKDEADEQEAMASLNNKQDESAFGNAMADAFKAAKSE; encoded by the coding sequence ATGACTGAATCTTTTGCTCAACTCTTTGAAGAGTTTCTAAACGAAACTGAATTCCAACAAGGTACTATCGTTAAAGGTACTGTTGTTGCTATCGAAAACGGCTATGTACTTGTTGATGCAGGTCTAAAATCTGAATCTACTATCCCAGCTGAACAATTCAAGAACGCTGCTGGCGAACTTGAAGTTGAAGTGGGTTCTGAAGTCGATGTTGCTCTAGACGCTGTAGAAGATGGTTTCGGCGAAACTCAACTTTCTCGTGAGAAAGCAAAACGTCACGAAGCTTGGATCGTTCTTGAGAAAGCTTACGAAGAAGCTGAAACTGTTGTTGGTATCATCAACGGTAAAGTGAAAGGCGGTTTCACTGTTGAACTTAACGGTATCCGTGCGTTCCTACCTGGTTCTCTTGTTGATGTTCGTCCAATTCGTGACACAACTCACCTAGAAAACAAAGAGCTAGAGTTCAAAGTAATCAAGCTTGACCAGAAACGTAACAACGTTGTTGTTTCACGTCGTGCTGTTATCGAATCTGAAAACAGTGTTGAACGCGAACAGCTTCTTGAAACGCTTCAAGAAGGTACTGAAGTTAAAGGTATCGTTAAGAACCTTACTGACTACGGTGCATTCGTTGACCTTGGCGGTGTTGACGGCCTACTACATATCACTGATATGGCTTGGAAACGCGTTAAGCACCCATCTGAGATCGTTAATGTTGGTGACGAAATCAATGTTAAAGTTCTTAAGTTTGACCGTGAGCGTACTCGCGTATCACTAGGTCTTAAACAGCTAGGTGAAGATCCATGGGTAGCAATCGCAGCTCGTTACCCAGAAGGTCACAAACTAACTGGTCGCGTTACTAACCTTACTGATTACGGTTGTTTCGTTGAAATTGAAGAAGGCGTTGAAGGTCTTGTTCACGTTTCAGAAATGGATTGGACTAACAAGAACATCCACCCATCTAAAGTTGTTAATGTTGGCGACGAAGTTGAGGTTATGGTTCTTGATATCGACGAAGAACGTCGTCGTATCTCTCTAGGTCTGAAACAGTGTAAAGCTAACCCTTGGCAAGAGTTTGCAGAAACTCAAGCTAAAGGCGACAAAGTCACTGGTAAGATCAAGTCTATCACTGACTTTGGTATCTTCATCGGTCTTGAAGGCGGCATCGACGGTCTAGTTCACCTATCTGACATCTCTTGGAACGCTCCTGGAGAAGAAGCAGTACGTGAATACAAGAAAGGCGACGAGATCTCTGCAGTTGTTCTAGCTGTAGACGCAGATCGTGAGCGCATTTCTCTAGGCGTTAAGCAAATGGAAAATGACCCATTCAATGCTTACGTTGCTGACAACAAGAAAGGCACTCTAGTTAACGGTACAATTACCGCTGTTGACGCAAAAGGTGCGAACATCGAACTTGCTGAAGGCGTTGAAGGTTACATCCGTGTATCTGAACTGTCTCGCGAGCGCGTTGAAGATGCAAGCTCAATCCTTAACGTTGGTGACAGCATCGAAGCGAAATTTACTGGTGTAGACCGTAAAAACCGCGTCGTTAATCTGTCTATCAAAGCGAAAGACGAAGCTGACGAGCAAGAAGCAATGGCATCACTGAACAACAAGCAGGATGAATCTGCGTTCGGTAACGCTATGGCTGACGCTTTCAAAGCGGCAAAAAGCGAGTAA
- the pyrF gene encoding orotidine-5'-phosphate decarboxylase, which translates to MNDSKIIVALDYEQQADALAFVDNIDPDSCRLKVGKEMFTLFGPQFVTSLHQRGFSVFLDLKFHDIPNTCSKAVRAAAELGVWMVNVHASGGERMMTASREILEPYGKDRPLLIGVTVLTSMEQSDLTAIGIDGEPASHVKRLATLSKNAGLDGVVCSAQEATMLKAELGQAFKLVTPGIRPEGSVVGDQRRIMTPNQAIAAGSDYLVIGRPITQAADPAAVLASINATL; encoded by the coding sequence ATGAACGATTCAAAAATTATTGTTGCCCTAGATTATGAGCAGCAAGCGGATGCCTTGGCGTTTGTGGATAACATTGATCCGGACAGTTGCCGATTGAAAGTCGGTAAAGAGATGTTCACTTTGTTTGGTCCTCAGTTTGTGACGTCTTTGCATCAACGTGGCTTTTCTGTCTTTTTGGATCTGAAATTTCATGATATTCCAAATACGTGTTCTAAAGCTGTTCGCGCGGCTGCCGAGCTGGGTGTATGGATGGTGAATGTTCATGCGAGTGGCGGAGAGCGTATGATGACGGCGTCACGTGAGATTCTTGAACCTTATGGAAAAGATCGTCCATTGCTTATCGGAGTGACGGTGTTAACCAGTATGGAGCAGAGTGATTTGACCGCGATTGGTATTGACGGAGAACCTGCCTCCCATGTGAAGCGCTTGGCGACATTAAGCAAAAATGCCGGTTTGGATGGGGTGGTGTGTTCGGCACAAGAAGCCACGATGCTGAAAGCAGAGCTCGGACAAGCCTTTAAGCTAGTTACGCCAGGTATTCGTCCTGAGGGCTCTGTCGTCGGCGATCAGCGCCGAATTATGACGCCTAATCAAGCCATCGCAGCCGGGTCAGATTATTTAGTGATTGGTCGGCCGATTACTCAAGCGGCCGACCCCGCAGCTGTACTGGCAAGTATTAACGCAACACTATAA